The following proteins come from a genomic window of Candidatus Obscuribacter sp.:
- a CDS encoding SDR family NAD(P)-dependent oxidoreductase, with protein MNLKRLEEQVVVVFGASSGIGRLTAAKFAARGARVVIAARGEDGLVSLKEEIEASGGRCDYKVADAEDFDTVKAVSDYAFELYGALDTWVHVAGIYLVAPFESTTPEEFKHIVDVNLIGQAYGAMAALPHLRKTGGGALIHISSVEAKSAMPWQGAYAASKAGIAGFLDALRMELRKDEIPISVTNIMPAAINTPLFSTARSKMGVKQSAPDALEDPEVVADLILQAAQKPARDVYAGNAAAFYALGRAFLPEVMDRMMIKNGFEKTLSTIPRGLNENSSFYKPSKDNRVRGDFDVKSKGATVLMWMVNNPQATKTIATSAFLVVSWLLRQRKKV; from the coding sequence ATAAATCTCAAGAGACTTGAAGAACAGGTCGTGGTTGTCTTTGGCGCTTCAAGCGGTATTGGACGGCTTACTGCAGCCAAGTTTGCTGCCCGTGGCGCGAGAGTCGTCATTGCTGCTCGGGGAGAGGATGGACTGGTCTCTCTCAAAGAAGAAATCGAAGCCAGTGGCGGGCGTTGTGATTATAAAGTGGCTGACGCAGAGGATTTTGATACTGTCAAAGCAGTCTCTGACTATGCCTTTGAGCTTTATGGCGCTCTCGACACTTGGGTCCATGTGGCTGGTATTTATCTGGTGGCGCCTTTTGAGAGTACGACACCAGAAGAGTTTAAACATATTGTAGATGTCAATTTAATTGGGCAAGCATACGGCGCTATGGCTGCTCTGCCTCATTTGCGCAAAACAGGTGGAGGCGCTCTCATCCATATATCATCGGTTGAAGCCAAGAGTGCAATGCCCTGGCAGGGCGCGTATGCGGCAAGCAAAGCGGGTATTGCTGGGTTTTTGGATGCCCTGAGAATGGAGTTGCGCAAAGACGAGATCCCCATTAGCGTGACAAATATTATGCCAGCGGCGATTAACACCCCGCTATTTAGCACTGCTCGCTCCAAGATGGGAGTCAAGCAAAGTGCACCTGACGCTCTGGAAGATCCAGAAGTCGTTGCTGACCTGATTTTGCAAGCAGCACAAAAGCCTGCGCGCGATGTTTACGCCGGCAATGCCGCTGCTTTTTATGCCCTTGGTCGGGCTTTTTTGCCTGAAGTAATGGACCGCATGATGATTAAAAATGGTTTCGAAAAAACTCTATCAACAATTCCTCGCGGCCTCAACGAAAATAGCAGTTTTTATAAACCATCCAAAGACAACCGAGTGAGAGGCGACTTTGATGTCAAATCAAAAGGTGCCACAGTCCTTATGTGGATGGTAAACAATCCGCAGGCTACCAAAACCATCGCGACCAGTGCGTTTTTGGTAGTTAGTTGGCTATTGAGACAGCGCAAGAAGGTATAG
- a CDS encoding acyl--CoA ligase has product MQTKSSSSELNPDKAGSRQKPNNDDKRHIVNGTLKDLIDNFENYKANTALMSFNIRESEKFSYALLLEDIRRIASALVQLGIKKGDRAVFFASNSVGWITCVLGAIYSGAQAVPIDSQLADDAVKHILDDADARIVFTDKKGAERLKTLLGKARPLIYMVDQKTVNNSWTDLTQNTASQTLPPLSPEDIAVIFYTSGTTGTPKGVPLSHKNILLQQKAAILDSGLLLPGDIILMPLPLFHVYPLNIGLFGPMLLGLPIVLPKALTGPEITRAIKEGKVSVIMGVPRLLRSLYESIESKFHKNKIVGALLKPRCGALTAHNLWACL; this is encoded by the coding sequence ATGCAGACAAAGTCTTCGTCAAGCGAACTCAATCCAGATAAAGCCGGTAGTCGTCAAAAACCAAACAATGACGACAAAAGACATATTGTTAACGGCACGCTGAAAGACCTCATAGACAACTTTGAAAACTACAAAGCCAACACAGCTTTGATGAGTTTTAATATCCGCGAATCAGAAAAATTTAGCTATGCATTATTACTTGAAGACATTCGTCGCATCGCCAGCGCATTAGTACAACTCGGCATCAAAAAGGGCGATAGGGCTGTATTTTTTGCCAGTAATTCGGTGGGCTGGATCACATGTGTGTTGGGTGCCATTTACAGTGGTGCACAGGCAGTGCCAATTGATAGTCAACTGGCCGATGATGCAGTTAAACACATCCTAGATGACGCTGACGCCCGCATTGTGTTTACTGATAAAAAAGGCGCCGAGAGACTAAAAACTCTCTTGGGCAAAGCACGTCCGCTGATTTATATGGTCGATCAAAAGACCGTTAACAATAGTTGGACCGATCTCACCCAAAACACAGCAAGTCAGACTTTGCCACCACTGAGCCCAGAAGACATAGCTGTCATTTTTTACACTTCTGGTACCACAGGCACTCCCAAAGGCGTACCACTCAGTCACAAAAATATTTTGCTGCAGCAAAAGGCAGCGATTTTAGACTCCGGGCTACTTTTACCAGGCGATATCATTCTCATGCCGTTGCCGCTGTTTCACGTATATCCACTAAACATCGGACTATTTGGTCCTATGCTTTTGGGTCTACCAATAGTTTTGCCCAAAGCACTGACCGGACCAGAAATCACCCGTGCCATAAAAGAAGGCAAAGTTTCGGTGATTATGGGTGTGCCGAGACTCTTGCGCTCACTTTACGAATCAATTGAAAGCAAGTTTCATAAAAACAAAATCGTCGGAGCACTTTTGAAGCCGCGCTGTGGTGCTCTGACAGCGCACAATCTCTGGGCATGCCTATAG
- a CDS encoding AMP-binding protein, which produces MFKAVHDKLGPTLKLFCCGGAPLKPELARKFRALGYRIAVGYGLSETAPLLTIRMPEDKHLNGVGKPIEGVDIKINYSEEADRQKGEGVICAKGPNVFSGYLNLPEKSRDAFTEDGWFKTGDLGILKDGELFVTGRASSTIVMEGGEKIQPDDIEERIAKEQPAIAEIALLQKSHKLVALVVPEKGHSKEQVGQAIKAGMQGRASYLQVTDFAITEQGLPKTNLGKLKRHELEKAYDEAQKASKGQGIAKSKDSINAEDQALLADDVAHKTYEWFKGRYAGQDVTLDTSPQSDLGVDSLDWLNITLEMNEKVGVELSQDAIGRIETVRDLLKEATQAGDSGLDDRGSPVEHPELYLSAEEMEYVKIQTGKRARYRRQLYDLVCFLMSPFKVKAIGLENIPKESCVFTPNHASYLDSFAIGCIMPYERLIHTQWAGWTGLAYANPLASYLSRLSGIIPIEGSKSLVTSLALGALVIQKGHSLFWYPEGTRTEDGKLLPFKQGLGLILEKNAVPVVPVYIDGAREALPPGAYIPTFSQIKIYFGEPVMPSQLIKEGTGKTDAEKLVTALRERVLKMEVEAKQRSIDKV; this is translated from the coding sequence ATGTTTAAAGCGGTACACGACAAGTTGGGTCCCACACTCAAATTATTTTGTTGCGGTGGAGCACCACTCAAACCAGAATTAGCCAGAAAGTTTAGAGCGCTGGGCTACCGTATCGCAGTCGGGTACGGACTTTCAGAGACAGCACCTCTTTTAACTATTCGTATGCCTGAAGACAAACATCTAAACGGTGTAGGCAAGCCCATCGAAGGCGTAGATATCAAAATCAACTATTCAGAAGAAGCAGACAGACAAAAAGGTGAAGGCGTCATCTGTGCTAAAGGTCCCAATGTCTTTAGCGGTTATCTCAATTTACCCGAAAAATCGAGAGATGCTTTTACAGAAGACGGCTGGTTTAAAACAGGCGATCTCGGCATCCTCAAAGACGGTGAACTATTTGTCACTGGACGCGCGTCATCGACTATCGTCATGGAAGGCGGCGAAAAAATCCAGCCAGACGATATCGAAGAGCGCATCGCTAAAGAACAGCCGGCCATTGCAGAAATTGCACTGCTACAAAAGAGTCATAAACTGGTAGCACTGGTAGTACCAGAAAAAGGACATAGTAAAGAACAGGTTGGTCAAGCCATTAAAGCGGGGATGCAGGGTCGAGCCTCATATCTGCAGGTGACAGACTTTGCCATCACTGAGCAAGGCTTGCCAAAAACCAATCTAGGTAAACTCAAAAGACATGAACTCGAAAAAGCCTATGACGAAGCGCAAAAGGCCAGTAAAGGTCAGGGCATAGCCAAAAGCAAAGATAGCATCAATGCGGAAGATCAGGCACTACTAGCAGACGATGTAGCCCACAAAACATATGAGTGGTTTAAAGGCCGCTACGCTGGACAAGATGTCACACTCGATACCAGTCCACAATCAGATCTTGGTGTGGACTCGCTGGACTGGCTCAATATCACCCTTGAGATGAATGAAAAAGTCGGCGTAGAATTGAGTCAGGACGCTATTGGACGCATCGAAACTGTGCGCGACTTGCTCAAAGAAGCAACACAAGCAGGTGACAGCGGCCTAGATGATCGCGGCTCACCTGTAGAACATCCGGAGCTTTATCTATCTGCCGAAGAGATGGAGTACGTAAAAATCCAGACTGGAAAACGAGCCAGATATCGCAGGCAACTCTATGATCTGGTCTGTTTTTTGATGTCACCATTCAAGGTAAAAGCGATTGGACTGGAGAACATTCCCAAAGAGTCCTGTGTGTTTACACCAAACCATGCCAGCTATCTTGATAGTTTTGCCATAGGCTGCATTATGCCTTACGAACGGCTTATCCACACACAGTGGGCAGGCTGGACTGGTCTGGCTTATGCTAATCCACTGGCGTCTTATCTCAGTCGTCTCTCTGGTATCATCCCCATTGAGGGCAGCAAGTCACTGGTTACTTCACTTGCCCTGGGGGCTCTGGTCATACAAAAAGGACATAGTTTATTTTGGTATCCCGAAGGCACCCGCACTGAAGACGGCAAACTCTTGCCATTTAAGCAAGGACTTGGTCTTATCCTCGAAAAGAATGCCGTACCTGTGGTGCCTGTTTATATAGATGGAGCCAGAGAAGCGCTGCCACCTGGCGCCTATATACCGACCTTTAGTCAAATCAAAATATATTTTGGCGAGCCGGTAATGCCCAGCCAACTAATTAAAGAAGGCACAGGCAAGACCGACGCCGAAAAACTGGTAACAGCGCTGCGTGAGCGCGTCCTCAAAATGGAAGTAGAAGCCAAGCAAAGATCAATTGATAAGGTCTGA
- a CDS encoding tetratricopeptide repeat protein has product MVSLAFNSRHAGWLLSGALLIAGCLGSVLYVSEGNPALKGDNYWTGLAQSESGFSDVKAAVKSGKIEPALRERARALAFVYRQNEKPMLACEVFRLLWIEDGGKSISVQDGLELAGAYADIGSYSSAVECYQTIMAQDRQTHGPRSPELVRDYGNLAQCCYIAGAAQAEPTNRRRWLEAAIKYGDMASRLANETLYKDPAIQAGVRATIEQNTRLAKSDLIN; this is encoded by the coding sequence ATGGTCAGTCTTGCTTTTAATAGCCGCCACGCAGGATGGCTCTTAAGCGGAGCATTGCTTATCGCTGGCTGTCTGGGCAGTGTGCTCTACGTCAGCGAGGGCAATCCGGCACTCAAAGGCGATAACTACTGGACCGGTCTGGCTCAAAGTGAAAGCGGCTTTAGTGATGTTAAAGCGGCGGTTAAGTCCGGAAAGATAGAGCCTGCCTTGAGAGAGAGGGCCCGAGCATTGGCATTTGTGTACAGACAAAACGAAAAGCCAATGCTTGCTTGTGAAGTATTTAGGTTGCTCTGGATTGAAGATGGTGGCAAGTCAATCTCTGTCCAAGATGGACTGGAGCTTGCCGGGGCGTACGCGGATATTGGCTCCTATAGCAGTGCTGTGGAGTGTTATCAGACAATAATGGCGCAGGACAGACAAACTCATGGTCCGCGCTCACCAGAGCTGGTGCGCGATTATGGCAACCTGGCCCAGTGTTGCTATATAGCTGGAGCTGCACAAGCTGAGCCGACTAATCGTAGACGCTGGCTTGAGGCTGCCATCAAATACGGTGACATGGCAAGTAGGCTTGCCAATGAGACATTGTACAAAGATCCTGCGATTCAAGCTGGTGTCAGGGCTACTATTGAGCAAAATACAAGATTGGCTAAATCAGACCTTATCAATTGA
- a CDS encoding pilus assembly protein gives MSLKADKYLTAAQERRRYSKGSVTIEIAITALLFVIFAILAFDLLIVLWGYTVVDSAAKDAGRAAASTSSAAAGLQAAQQAALAHRTDGYFVSQPTVANTATDFIYVTPATGAPYVAVTTRASVRLPVPIFFFGAQLPNGLYPYARTYTFPILGVPFVPDPGSGAAPPPVVAPPPAPVPVPAPAPAPVPAPAPAPAPAPAPAPKPAPAPAPKPAPAPAPKPVPAPAPKPAPAPAPKPAPAPAPKPAPAPAPKPAPAPAPKPAPAPAPAPAPAPPPPPPPAPPGG, from the coding sequence ATGTCACTAAAAGCCGATAAATACCTGACGGCAGCTCAAGAGCGCAGGCGCTACTCAAAAGGTAGTGTCACCATCGAAATAGCAATTACAGCCTTGCTCTTTGTTATTTTCGCTATTCTTGCTTTTGACTTACTTATAGTGCTCTGGGGTTATACAGTGGTCGATTCAGCGGCTAAGGACGCTGGTCGCGCCGCTGCCTCTACCAGTAGTGCCGCTGCCGGTCTGCAAGCAGCCCAGCAAGCAGCTCTTGCTCACCGCACTGACGGTTATTTTGTGTCGCAACCCACTGTTGCTAATACAGCTACTGACTTTATCTATGTCACGCCAGCTACTGGAGCACCTTATGTTGCAGTTACTACCAGGGCATCCGTGAGATTACCGGTACCGATATTTTTCTTTGGTGCGCAGTTGCCCAATGGTCTTTATCCTTATGCACGTACCTATACATTTCCTATTTTAGGTGTGCCCTTTGTGCCAGATCCAGGTTCGGGAGCGGCGCCACCACCAGTGGTAGCGCCACCGCCTGCACCAGTGCCAGTACCTGCTCCAGCGCCAGCTCCTGTACCAGCACCAGCTCCTGCACCAGCACCGGCACCAGCACCAGCTCCCAAGCCAGCGCCTGCGCCAGCTCCCAAGCCAGCCCCGGCGCCAGCTCCCAAGCCAGTCCCAGCGCCAGCTCCCAAGCCAGCACCAGCGCCAGCTCCCAAGCCAGCACCAGCGCCAGCTCCCAAGCCAGCGCCGGCACCAGCTCCCAAGCCAGCGCCGGCACCAGCTCCCAAGCCAGCTCCTGCTCCGGCTCCAGCCCCAGCTCCGGCTCCTCCGCCCCCACCACCACCGGCACCACCTGGAGGCTAA